One window of the Mycobacterium xenopi genome contains the following:
- a CDS encoding FAD-binding protein, which translates to MTGVFDHLVDVLVVGSGGGGMTAALAADASGLDTLIVEKSSHFGGSTALSGGGIWVPGAPAQKREGYSPSPGDVFEYLRQITGGLVSDARLRQYVEAAPVMMEFLEQTSPWLEFVWKPGYADYYPELPGGSALGSTINVPAIDLRALGDEEQHLLAPLTLTPKGIWLGPKDLRLFYQIRQNWRGKAVLVKLIWRMARARLFGERMAAIGQSLAARLRLALKERGIPIWLGAPMTELITDGDGAVIGAVIERDGLAQRIGARRGVILATGGFDHDLDWRRRYLPVLEKDWSFGNPLATGDGIRAGEKVGGSTELLDEAWWFPAIQWPDGRLQFMLNERMMPSQFVVNGAGKRFVNEAAPYMDFAHAMIEGQRFGVSHIPCWLITDIRSFRRYVIAGHLPIPKVPFAPVPTGRKVPRAWLQSGVVHEGRSWEELAGKIDVPAEALRRTAERFNELARRGHDDDFNRGDSAYDNYYGDPTLPNPNLYPLTKPPYYAFQIILGDLGTSGGLRTDEYARVLRSDDSVVKGLYAVGNTAASVMGRSYAGAGATIGPAMTFGYVAAKHIANEITTAAIESTSQRRC; encoded by the coding sequence ATGACCGGGGTGTTCGACCATCTCGTCGACGTGCTCGTGGTGGGCTCCGGCGGCGGCGGGATGACCGCTGCATTGGCCGCCGACGCATCCGGGCTCGACACCCTGATCGTGGAAAAGTCGTCCCATTTCGGGGGATCGACCGCGCTCTCAGGCGGGGGTATTTGGGTGCCCGGTGCGCCAGCGCAGAAGCGAGAAGGCTATAGCCCCTCTCCGGGTGATGTTTTCGAATACCTGCGCCAGATCACCGGCGGCCTAGTCAGCGACGCCCGCTTACGGCAGTACGTCGAGGCTGCTCCAGTGATGATGGAGTTCCTGGAGCAGACCAGTCCGTGGTTGGAGTTCGTGTGGAAGCCCGGCTACGCCGACTATTACCCTGAGCTGCCCGGAGGCTCGGCGCTCGGCAGCACGATTAACGTGCCGGCCATCGACCTCCGCGCGTTGGGCGACGAAGAGCAGCACCTGCTGGCTCCGCTTACCCTGACGCCGAAGGGAATCTGGCTAGGGCCCAAGGATCTTCGTCTTTTCTATCAGATCCGTCAGAACTGGCGCGGCAAAGCCGTGCTGGTGAAGCTGATTTGGCGGATGGCGAGAGCAAGGCTGTTCGGCGAGCGAATGGCCGCAATCGGGCAGTCGCTGGCGGCGCGGCTGCGGCTGGCGCTGAAGGAGCGCGGAATCCCGATATGGCTGGGCGCTCCGATGACCGAGCTGATCACCGACGGCGACGGTGCGGTGATCGGCGCCGTGATCGAGCGCGACGGGTTGGCGCAGCGGATCGGTGCGCGCCGCGGGGTCATCCTGGCCACCGGGGGCTTCGACCATGACTTGGACTGGCGCAGGCGGTATCTGCCGGTCCTGGAAAAAGACTGGAGTTTTGGTAATCCCCTGGCCACGGGTGACGGTATCCGGGCAGGTGAGAAGGTCGGCGGCTCAACCGAACTACTCGATGAGGCGTGGTGGTTCCCGGCTATCCAGTGGCCCGACGGACGCCTGCAATTCATGCTCAACGAGCGGATGATGCCGTCGCAATTCGTGGTCAACGGCGCGGGCAAGCGATTCGTGAACGAAGCAGCTCCTTACATGGACTTCGCGCACGCCATGATCGAGGGTCAGCGCTTCGGGGTCAGCCACATTCCGTGCTGGCTGATCACCGACATCCGATCGTTTCGCCGCTACGTCATTGCCGGGCATCTGCCGATCCCCAAGGTGCCCTTCGCGCCGGTTCCCACCGGCCGGAAGGTACCCAGGGCATGGCTGCAGTCCGGGGTTGTCCACGAGGGCCGCAGCTGGGAGGAACTCGCCGGCAAGATCGATGTGCCCGCCGAGGCGCTGCGGCGTACCGCCGAGCGGTTCAACGAGTTGGCCCGCCGGGGTCATGACGACGACTTCAACCGCGGGGATTCGGCCTACGACAACTACTATGGCGATCCCACCCTCCCCAACCCCAACCTGTACCCACTGACCAAGCCGCCGTACTACGCGTTTCAGATCATTCTCGGTGACCTCGGCACCTCAGGCGGTCTGCGCACCGACGAATACGCCCGGGTACTGCGCAGCGACGACAGCGTGGTGAAAGGCCTTTACGCAGTGGGAAACACGGCTGCATCAGTGATGGGCCGAAGCTATGCAGGTGCCGGTGCCACGATCGGCCCGGCGATGACTTTCGGTTACGTCGCGGCAAAGCACATCGCCAACGAAATCACGACCGCCGCTATCGAATCGACCTCACAACGGAGGTGTTAG
- a CDS encoding LLM class flavin-dependent oxidoreductase, with protein MKISLFYEFPLPRPWAPDDEHKLFQDGLEEVELADKAGFSTVWLTEHHFLEEYCHSTAPEIFLAAASQRTNNIRLGFGIMHLPPPVNHPARVAERIATLDLLSNGRVEFGTGESSSVGELGGFGIDPADKRAMWEEALEVAIRCMIEEPFTGFKGRHVEMPPRNVVPKPLQKPHPPVWVACTRPASVQMAAQKCIGALSFAYTGPGPLTERVNGYYKELEEHGAPVTPQVNPNILAIGGDLSMMVAPTDEQAVERLGKGGGFFAFGIMHYYMTGTHTPGRTGVWKRYLEEVDKDPTLAYGPGRGPIGSPATVREFLRGYEESGVDELILLLTPRTHEATMESIELMGKQVLPEFIDRDEKARTDKAKRLEPIIEKLEARRPESHAPEFDESYAFGGLPTGRDHYTANEVSLAMDEMNAGIEQAAKRLKQEGWASRNPAADQQRTT; from the coding sequence ATGAAAATCTCGCTCTTCTACGAATTTCCACTGCCGCGCCCGTGGGCACCCGACGATGAGCACAAGCTGTTCCAGGACGGCCTGGAGGAGGTCGAACTGGCCGACAAGGCCGGGTTTTCCACAGTGTGGCTCACCGAGCACCACTTCCTGGAGGAGTACTGCCATTCCACCGCGCCGGAGATTTTTCTCGCCGCAGCGAGCCAACGGACCAACAACATTCGGCTCGGGTTCGGGATCATGCACCTGCCACCGCCCGTCAACCATCCCGCGAGGGTCGCTGAACGCATCGCCACCCTCGACCTGCTGTCCAATGGCCGGGTGGAATTCGGCACCGGTGAGTCGTCGTCGGTCGGTGAATTGGGTGGGTTCGGGATCGACCCCGCCGACAAGCGGGCCATGTGGGAAGAGGCGCTGGAGGTCGCAATACGCTGCATGATCGAGGAGCCGTTCACCGGGTTCAAGGGCCGCCACGTCGAGATGCCGCCCCGCAACGTTGTGCCCAAGCCGCTGCAAAAGCCCCACCCGCCTGTGTGGGTCGCCTGCACACGACCCGCCTCTGTGCAGATGGCCGCGCAGAAATGCATCGGCGCACTAAGTTTCGCCTACACCGGCCCGGGGCCGCTGACCGAACGCGTCAACGGCTACTACAAGGAGTTGGAGGAGCATGGCGCTCCGGTGACGCCGCAGGTCAACCCGAACATCCTGGCCATCGGCGGCGACCTGTCGATGATGGTCGCCCCCACCGATGAGCAGGCCGTCGAACGCCTCGGCAAAGGGGGCGGATTCTTCGCATTCGGAATAATGCACTACTACATGACCGGTACGCACACACCCGGTCGGACCGGCGTCTGGAAGAGATATCTCGAAGAAGTCGACAAGGATCCGACGCTCGCCTACGGACCCGGGCGAGGCCCGATCGGCAGCCCGGCCACGGTGCGGGAGTTCCTGCGCGGCTACGAGGAAAGCGGCGTCGACGAACTCATCCTGTTGCTCACCCCGCGAACCCACGAGGCGACGATGGAATCGATCGAGCTGATGGGCAAGCAGGTGCTTCCTGAGTTCATCGACCGCGACGAGAAGGCGAGGACCGACAAAGCCAAGCGGCTGGAACCGATCATCGAAAAGTTGGAGGCGCGCCGACCCGAATCGCATGCCCCGGAATTCGACGAGAGCTACGCATTCGGCGGCCTGCCCACCGGTCGAGACCACTACACGGCAAACGAGGTCTCCTTGGCGATGGACGAGATGAACGCCGGCATCGAGCAAGCCGCCAAGAGACTCAAGCAGGAAGGGTGGGCCAGCAGAAACCCGGCCGCCGACCAGCAGCGAACGACGTGA
- a CDS encoding coniferyl-alcohol dehydrogenase, whose translation MGQIDELWRYDGRRAVVTGCSSGIGAQVAHQLAELGADVVGLDLRPPPFDISEFFKLDLADPASIDCAVASIGDRVDSLFNVAGVSSGIGDPLRVVTINFLGLRQLTEAVIPTMPAGSSIVSVSSLAAASYREHQDQVAGLLRTQTMAEGIDWCRAQRNVLADGGYRLSKEAIILYTMKNTVPLGARGVRINCTGPGVTETPILDQLRNAYGQPYLDNIAKPLGRNAEPAEQAAVLVFLNSRAASYITGQVVWVDGGNIGAAIGRDLERRGVPWPA comes from the coding sequence ATGGGACAGATCGACGAACTTTGGCGCTACGACGGCCGGAGGGCGGTGGTGACCGGGTGCTCGTCGGGAATCGGCGCGCAGGTCGCGCATCAGCTCGCCGAGCTCGGCGCCGACGTAGTCGGATTGGACCTGCGTCCACCGCCATTCGACATCAGTGAATTCTTCAAGCTTGACCTGGCCGATCCCGCGTCGATCGACTGCGCCGTCGCTTCGATCGGCGATCGGGTCGATTCGCTGTTCAACGTCGCCGGTGTCTCCTCGGGAATCGGCGACCCGCTGCGGGTCGTCACCATCAACTTCCTCGGCCTGCGCCAGCTCACCGAGGCGGTCATCCCTACGATGCCCGCTGGATCGAGCATCGTGAGCGTGTCCTCGCTAGCGGCCGCCTCGTACCGGGAGCATCAAGACCAGGTGGCTGGTCTGCTGCGTACCCAGACGATGGCCGAGGGGATAGATTGGTGTCGCGCTCAGCGAAATGTACTGGCCGACGGGGGCTACCGGTTGTCGAAAGAGGCGATCATCCTCTACACGATGAAGAACACTGTGCCTTTGGGCGCAAGAGGCGTTCGCATCAACTGCACCGGCCCGGGCGTCACCGAAACCCCGATACTCGACCAGCTGCGTAATGCCTACGGTCAGCCGTATCTCGACAACATCGCCAAACCGCTGGGCCGCAATGCCGAACCCGCTGAACAGGCCGCGGTGCTGGTGTTCCTCAACAGTCGTGCCGCCAGTTACATCACTGGCCAAGTTGTATGGGTCGACGGCGGCAATATCGGTGCTGCCATCGGCCGCGACCTCGAGAGAAGAGGGGTCCCGTGGCCAGCTTGA
- a CDS encoding cyclase family protein — protein MASLTEFRKVARQVCNWGRWGDADELGTLNFITAEKVAEAASLVKHGKVFPLGVDFGSGGPQGAFQFRHNPMHVMTVDGGDASTLARYGPRWARNTVAQQLSGYFEDNPFRFNDDMIIMPLQAATQWDALSHVYYDDQLYNGFPASSVTSFGAYHCGIDKVDGKGITSRGVLLDLVRHRGVETFLELGNPITPEELDQVARSQKVKVGRGDIVLVRTGWWARFLSTGDGSELGSGLDWRCAAWLYDHDIAAVAADNLMVEDPLSGVEGTFLPMHMLCLRDMGLMLGEYWDLTALAEDCAADGVYDFQLVAPPLRVIGAVGSPVNPIAIK, from the coding sequence GTGGCCAGCTTGACCGAATTCCGCAAAGTCGCCCGCCAAGTGTGCAATTGGGGACGCTGGGGTGACGCCGACGAACTCGGCACACTGAACTTCATCACCGCCGAGAAAGTCGCCGAGGCGGCATCCTTGGTCAAGCACGGCAAGGTCTTTCCGCTCGGCGTCGACTTCGGCTCGGGTGGCCCGCAGGGCGCGTTTCAGTTTCGTCATAATCCGATGCACGTGATGACCGTCGACGGCGGGGACGCCAGTACACTGGCCCGCTATGGTCCCCGGTGGGCCCGCAACACTGTCGCACAGCAACTGAGCGGATATTTCGAGGACAATCCGTTCCGATTCAACGACGACATGATCATCATGCCGCTGCAGGCGGCCACCCAATGGGATGCGCTGTCTCACGTCTACTACGACGATCAGCTCTACAACGGGTTTCCGGCGAGCTCAGTGACCAGCTTCGGTGCATATCACTGCGGTATTGACAAAGTCGATGGAAAAGGCATCACCTCTCGAGGAGTGCTGTTGGACCTTGTCCGGCATCGGGGCGTGGAAACCTTTCTGGAGCTAGGCAATCCGATCACCCCCGAAGAATTGGACCAGGTCGCTCGGTCCCAGAAAGTGAAAGTTGGGCGTGGTGACATCGTGTTGGTCCGAACCGGCTGGTGGGCAAGGTTTCTAAGCACTGGTGACGGCAGTGAACTCGGGTCGGGATTGGACTGGCGTTGCGCGGCTTGGCTTTACGATCACGACATCGCAGCTGTCGCCGCTGACAACCTGATGGTCGAAGACCCGCTCTCTGGGGTCGAGGGAACTTTTCTGCCGATGCACATGCTGTGCCTGCGGGATATGGGGTTGATGCTCGGCGAATACTGGGACCTCACCGCGCTGGCCGAAGACTGTGCTGCCGACGGTGTCTACGACTTCCAACTCGTCGCCCCGCCGCTGAGAGTAATTGGTGCCGTGGGCTCTCCGGTCAATCCCATCGCAATAAAGTAG
- a CDS encoding NADPH-dependent FMN reductase: MTQSIGPLVVGVGGTLRSNSSTERALRHCLASVERQGGRVRLYCGADIELPMYNPHDPARTPKAVELISALREADAVIVGSPGYHGGVSGLVKNALDYIEDMRDDSRVYLDNKPWGCISCAYGWQAAVGTLDQLRAIGHALRAWPTPLGVAINSADQIWDETGELVDAGVRSQLELLASQVLTFARSAGISRPN; the protein is encoded by the coding sequence ATGACGCAAAGCATTGGGCCGTTGGTTGTCGGGGTCGGAGGCACCCTGCGCTCCAACTCATCGACGGAACGAGCGCTGCGGCACTGCCTGGCATCGGTGGAAAGACAAGGTGGTCGTGTCAGATTGTATTGCGGCGCCGACATCGAACTGCCGATGTACAACCCGCACGACCCGGCCCGCACCCCGAAAGCGGTCGAGCTTATCAGCGCGCTGCGGGAGGCCGACGCCGTCATCGTCGGCTCGCCGGGCTACCACGGCGGCGTGTCCGGGCTGGTGAAGAATGCGCTGGACTACATCGAGGACATGCGCGACGATTCCCGGGTCTACCTCGACAACAAGCCCTGGGGGTGCATCAGCTGCGCCTACGGGTGGCAGGCGGCGGTGGGCACGCTCGATCAGCTGCGAGCCATCGGGCACGCGCTGCGCGCCTGGCCCACTCCGCTGGGCGTTGCAATCAACTCTGCCGACCAGATCTGGGACGAAACGGGCGAACTCGTCGATGCCGGGGTGCGCAGCCAGCTCGAACTGCTGGCGTCACAGGTGCTGACCTTCGCGCGCTCCGCCGGAATCTCGCGCCCCAACTGA